One window of the Streptobacillus canis genome contains the following:
- the rpsL gene encoding 30S ribosomal protein S12, which translates to MPTINQLVRFGRSTSEKKKKSPALKGNPQKRGVCVRVYTTTPKKPNSALRKVARVKLVNGIEVTAYIPGIGHNLQEHSIVLIRGGRTKDLPGVRYKIIRGALDTAGVVNRKQARSRYGTKRPK; encoded by the coding sequence ATGCCTACAATTAATCAATTAGTAAGATTTGGTAGAAGCACATCTGAAAAGAAAAAGAAATCACCTGCATTAAAAGGTAATCCACAAAAAAGAGGTGTTTGTGTAAGAGTTTATACAACTACACCTAAAAAACCTAACTCAGCGTTAAGAAAAGTTGCAAGGGTTAAATTAGTTAATGGTATTGAAGTTACTGCATACATTCCAGGAATTGGACATAACTTACAAGAACACTCTATCGTATTAATAAGAGGAGGAAGAACTAAGGATTTACCAGGGGTTAGATATAAAATAATAAGAGGAGCACTTGATACTGCAGGAGTTGTTAATAGAAAACAAGCTAGATCAAGATATGGTACTAAGAGACCTAAATAA
- a CDS encoding S8 family serine peptidase has product MKKYILSSFLLLTLISCSSVNKNDNENTPKSKNNPISKPIENKVYIIESGFSKTSSNKIINEFKVRTKGAQNGSSNHAYEVFKVFIKNNDDFANYEKNDINKNDIEVRSIDQRFYPVSGIINMSYGISNSSDYLHTLNEDYKYIDKAGNYTNQFEKHYLSSLIFDETYKENKVLKIKALGNTSDAINKDKTFSSEILNSYQIMSPDIQRAARAESIFVAAALSENEFKKLNDGYINERAKIYTDKDNINYYHNNVGEITKYNAYAIPLLLRSFSVATPNYISFNEKNVYGTSVGAPRVTRLAYEIKKKYPFLTYQQIKQVILTTAKRKDGDDEFLDNNVGWGIVDYEKAIKGPSDFNAGLIEEQKYFKDIRNKIYDNDNNRYFYVNIDKDKEYSFDNDITSGLKGKINNNKNQDEIYEINGRKYRTSKVLTSENLFYKQNGAGLYKDGLGTLILNGKQLYNTKTYINEGTLILKNHSDSKYIVQKNANFKIDNNKNELKLSEIYNSGNVYFNTPLNLRKYEADNNSLTFLGENSLIKTEYFKTNGRLRYLNNDINSYNLNLLNSKILINKKNINSINELKDNINLENLYLKPKISENDKEYIIEFKPLTKKLRDAKYKEDLPSYNINEKKFFNSYLSNPTNYNIATPRIYNLASSDKDRIKKEIFTDIYSTFFNDLLEGKNLKSYNDENIKYFLNNKKTNIYFNIYTTSNLFKSNYYTSFSKKNNIYTLGVTNKFNELYGIDLNFSLLKQKYNFEYNIGNFNNTSYILSITNIINNKLKLENSINISRNYTNVLRLIENDLIKNKISSTSLNVLTNLSKDFKINNTNITPKIGYEFSILNIEKSKKENNSFGLTILNNTLLNHSFLLSLNTKTTINDNFNINNNLQTKINLTKNHSLKVNLIDINSNFFGKKIDTFKLIYSIGLGYKNININATIDTDKNLGLGLNLIF; this is encoded by the coding sequence ATGAAAAAATATATATTAAGTTCTTTTTTATTATTAACTTTAATTTCATGTTCATCAGTTAATAAAAATGATAATGAAAATACACCAAAATCCAAAAATAACCCAATTTCAAAACCAATAGAAAATAAGGTTTATATTATAGAATCAGGTTTTAGTAAAACATCTTCAAATAAGATAATAAATGAATTTAAAGTACGAACTAAAGGAGCACAAAACGGTTCTTCAAATCATGCCTATGAAGTTTTCAAAGTTTTCATAAAAAATAATGATGATTTTGCAAATTATGAAAAAAATGATATCAATAAAAATGATATTGAAGTAAGATCAATAGATCAAAGATTTTATCCAGTATCCGGTATAATAAATATGTCATACGGTATCAGTAATAGTAGTGATTATCTTCATACTTTGAATGAAGATTACAAATATATTGATAAAGCTGGAAATTACACAAATCAATTTGAAAAACACTACTTATCATCTTTAATTTTTGATGAAACATATAAAGAAAATAAAGTTTTAAAAATAAAGGCCCTTGGAAATACTTCAGATGCAATAAATAAAGATAAAACCTTTTCATCTGAAATACTAAATTCATATCAAATTATGAGCCCTGATATACAAAGAGCAGCTAGAGCTGAAAGCATTTTCGTTGCAGCCGCTCTTTCTGAAAATGAATTCAAAAAATTAAATGACGGATATATAAATGAACGAGCCAAAATATATACTGATAAAGATAACATAAATTATTATCACAATAACGTTGGAGAGATAACAAAATATAATGCATATGCAATTCCACTATTACTAAGAAGCTTTAGTGTAGCAACACCAAACTATATATCATTTAATGAAAAAAATGTATACGGAACTTCCGTAGGTGCTCCAAGAGTTACAAGACTTGCATATGAAATTAAGAAAAAATATCCATTTTTAACATATCAACAAATAAAACAAGTAATACTCACTACAGCAAAAAGAAAAGATGGCGATGATGAATTCCTTGATAATAATGTAGGTTGGGGTATAGTTGATTATGAAAAAGCTATAAAAGGCCCTTCTGATTTTAACGCTGGATTAATAGAAGAACAGAAGTATTTTAAAGATATCCGAAATAAAATATATGATAACGATAATAATAGATATTTTTATGTAAATATAGATAAAGATAAAGAATATAGTTTTGACAACGATATTACTAGTGGTTTAAAAGGTAAAATTAACAACAATAAAAATCAAGATGAAATATATGAAATAAATGGTAGAAAATATAGAACATCTAAAGTTTTAACAAGTGAGAATCTTTTTTATAAACAAAATGGAGCCGGGCTATATAAAGATGGTCTAGGTACTTTAATTTTAAATGGAAAACAATTATATAATACTAAAACATATATTAATGAAGGTACCTTAATACTAAAAAATCATTCAGATAGCAAATATATAGTACAAAAAAATGCTAATTTTAAAATTGATAACAACAAAAATGAATTAAAACTTTCTGAAATATATAATTCTGGTAACGTATATTTTAATACTCCATTAAATCTAAGAAAATATGAAGCAGATAATAATTCTTTAACATTTCTAGGTGAAAATTCACTAATAAAAACTGAGTACTTTAAAACAAACGGAAGATTAAGATATCTAAACAATGATATAAATTCTTATAATTTAAATCTATTAAATTCTAAAATATTAATAAATAAAAAAAATATTAATTCAATAAATGAATTAAAAGATAATATAAATTTAGAAAATCTTTATTTAAAACCTAAAATAAGTGAAAATGATAAAGAATATATTATAGAATTTAAACCTCTTACTAAAAAACTAAGAGATGCAAAATATAAAGAAGATTTACCAAGTTATAACATAAACGAAAAAAAATTTTTTAATTCATACTTAAGTAATCCTACAAATTATAATATCGCTACGCCTAGAATCTATAATTTAGCTAGTTCTGATAAAGATAGAATAAAAAAAGAAATTTTCACTGATATATATTCAACCTTCTTTAATGACTTATTAGAAGGAAAAAATTTAAAATCATATAATGATGAAAATATTAAATATTTTTTAAATAATAAAAAAACTAACATATACTTTAATATTTATACTACATCTAACTTATTTAAATCTAATTATTATACTAGTTTCTCTAAAAAAAACAACATATATACTTTAGGAGTTACTAATAAATTTAATGAATTATATGGTATAGATTTAAATTTTAGCTTATTAAAACAAAAATACAATTTTGAATATAATATAGGTAATTTTAATAATACTTCATATATTTTATCAATAACTAATATTATTAACAATAAATTAAAATTAGAAAATAGTATTAATATTAGTAGAAATTATACAAATGTATTAAGACTCATAGAAAATGATTTAATAAAAAACAAAATTTCATCTACATCTTTAAATGTATTAACTAATTTAAGTAAAGATTTTAAGATAAATAATACAAATATTACTCCAAAAATAGGTTATGAATTTAGTATATTAAATATTGAAAAATCTAAAAAAGAAAATAATTCATTTGGATTAACAATACTAAATAATACGCTATTAAATCACTCATTTTTATTATCATTAAATACAAAAACTACAATAAATGATAATTTTAATATTAATAATAACTTACAAACAAAAATTAATTTAACTAAAAACCATTCTCTAAAAGTTAATTTAATAGATATAAATTCTAATTTTTTTGGAAAAAAAATTGATACATTTAAATTAATATATAGTATAGGTCTAGGATACAAGAATATCAATATCAACGCAACTATTGATACAGATAAAAATTTAGGCTTAGGATTAAATTTGATTTTTTAA
- the rpsG gene encoding 30S ribosomal protein S7, whose amino-acid sequence MSRRKQAKKRDVLPDSKFNDIIVTKFINGLMVDGKKSVAENIFYSALEEIEKETNESGYEIFKRAMENVKPSVEVRSRRIGGATYQVPVEVRKERQQTLAIRWLVRYTRDRKEYGMILKLKKELIAAANNEGGSIKKKDDTYKMAEANRAFAHYKW is encoded by the coding sequence GTGTCAAGAAGAAAACAAGCTAAGAAAAGAGATGTTTTACCTGATTCAAAATTTAACGATATTATCGTAACTAAATTTATCAATGGATTAATGGTTGATGGTAAAAAATCAGTTGCAGAAAACATTTTTTATTCAGCATTAGAAGAAATTGAAAAAGAAACAAACGAATCAGGATATGAAATATTCAAAAGAGCTATGGAAAATGTAAAACCATCAGTAGAAGTTAGATCAAGAAGAATCGGAGGAGCTACATATCAAGTTCCAGTAGAGGTAAGAAAAGAAAGACAACAAACTTTAGCTATAAGATGGTTAGTTAGATATACAAGAGATAGAAAAGAGTATGGAATGATACTTAAACTTAAAAAAGAATTAATAGCTGCAGCTAATAATGAAGGTGGATCAATTAAGAAAAAAGATGACACTTACAAAATGGCAGAAGCTAATAGAGCGTTTGCTCACTATAAATGGTAA
- a CDS encoding DUF3320 domain-containing protein, translated as MFKIKKEMLNSVNFLLNHNYVPMIHRLEIENISEKVLENLSLKIYVEPEFSRTFVMPIGTLHPGESIDLDSINMKLISEYLYNLNESTRAQMFFEIYMVDEKIYDEILDINLEAFNQWLGINIMPETIISFSTPNHPRISELIVKASDYLKKWGYTPSFTGYMSGNQNNVKIQMAAIYAALQETNIIYNIPPASYEVVGQKIRLPHTVLELKQGTCLDLAMLYISCLEAIGLHPLLIIIQGHAYVGCWLEETTFSDVVIDDVSAIEKRIVEGLEEIILVEATDFVSGSGINFDRAIKHGKDHLLNPEIFYLAIDIQRGRGSGILPIPLKIDEKIVIEREKNNEITTKPKELVINNIGVVEDTKIDKQKLWERKLLDFSLRNSLLNFKITKNSLRIMSHNLAHLEDKLVDGKDLHILEAPREWNVSLKSSKIFEIETSQDLIKTIAESEFKSNRIRTYLDEEELIKNLKSVYRASKMSLEENGSNTLFLALGFLRWFENDISELPRYAPLVLMPIEIVKSSRNRGYVIRSRQEETQINITLLEYLRQMHDVKIGGLDPLPNDEHGIDLPLIFNTIRQAIMNKNRWNVLDDFSFIGLFSFGQFVMWNDLRNRGDEIKKSKIVSSLIEGYRNFEIENKEIIIEDLAIPLNADSSQLKAIIKAMNGESFILHGAPGTGKSQTITNMISTALYQGKSVLFVAEKMAALNVVENRLDKIGLGPFCLELHSNKTNKTTVLKQLEKVLETSKYKSPEEFEKIRLEILNTKNYIKNIFDSLHEKKENGLSIYEKIEGYIKIKQYKDLIEIKKSDFEISKEILKNKNELIKSFKINIEEIGNYSEHPLSIFKSLDYSLEIKNELEEKLLDLLEKNQEYLELLNELNIDNIDVLEKMIKIFRNVNSKEKILDKLIIVDDFEFNLNKVNDLVELLERYNEIKERILVSFDKSVLLLDINKFLIEWKKSELSWFLGKIFKQNSLLKEINIHSKIKVNKSNILNVIDELVKLEELKKEIGETNIFVLNILGNLFEYEKTNIKLLKDSIEVSLELRNNINEFYGSVNEINLNKVKLMKENYIKFEKLELFLTKYMKLKKDFDLEIDDKNIFNLFELIKNAKNNIQLFKEIVGYNQKRKLLIENDLENVIISYEKNKINKENILEAYLSNLYYNLAVKEISENKELREFRRIEFEEVIKKYEELIVNYQELTMQELVAKLSMKIPNTESSIINNSEMGILKRAIKSGGRMMSIRQLFNQIPNLLRRLCPCMLMSPMSIAQYIDPKFPKFDLIIFDEASQIPTHSAIGAMARGENVIIVGDPKQMPPTNFFKNNKIDEDNIDIEDLESLLDDCLAITLPEEHLKWHYRSKHESLISFSNKMYYENKLLTFPSPDDLVSNVKFIKVEGYYDKGKSKQNKKEAEAIVKEIIRRLSDEKLRNDSIGVVTFSSVQQMLIEDMLFNELYKHPELEKVANDLNEPIFIKNLENVQGDERDVILFSIGYGADKDGKVSMNFGPLNREGGWRRLNVAISRSRKEMIIYSTLLPEQIDLNRTKSEGVKGLKMFLDFAIRGKNIQGSKENSSLNKDELITELSRKLEKKGYLSKSNVGSSGYKIDLALLNPKNNKKYIMGLLFDGYGYLNSETIRDRFILQPTILKLLGWQIYNVWSVEYIENPEKVIDAIIEKINNILEGNQSQNFDLLKAKKISELQMDKLENLENVSNKIMYKSYNICKLGESSDFYSVETQLNIKENIFEIVEQEGPISKKNLIKKVIACWGINRSGSQVEQIISLLLRQLEFKKTEENDVEFLWPNSLEIKPLKQYRVEDEQGNKRNIEDISKYEIIPAIIEILEVQIAIDKKDLVREVAKKFGFTRTGSSIDKILNSTIVFGIEKNILKEENEKILMF; from the coding sequence ATGTTTAAAATAAAAAAAGAGATGTTAAATAGTGTAAATTTTTTACTAAATCATAATTATGTACCTATGATACATAGATTAGAAATAGAGAATATTAGTGAAAAAGTATTGGAAAATTTAAGTTTGAAAATATACGTAGAACCTGAATTTTCTAGAACATTTGTAATGCCGATAGGAACATTACATCCAGGGGAGAGTATTGATTTAGATAGTATAAATATGAAATTAATTTCAGAATATTTATATAATTTAAATGAATCAACTAGAGCACAAATGTTTTTTGAAATATATATGGTGGATGAAAAGATATATGATGAAATTTTAGATATAAACTTAGAAGCTTTTAATCAGTGGTTGGGAATAAATATTATGCCAGAGACAATAATATCATTTTCTACCCCTAATCATCCTAGAATATCTGAACTTATTGTTAAAGCATCAGATTATTTAAAAAAATGGGGATACACTCCTTCTTTTACTGGATATATGTCTGGAAATCAAAACAATGTTAAAATACAAATGGCAGCTATATATGCAGCGTTGCAGGAAACAAATATTATATATAATATTCCACCAGCAAGCTATGAAGTAGTAGGTCAAAAAATTAGATTACCACATACAGTACTTGAATTAAAACAAGGAACTTGTTTAGATCTTGCTATGCTATATATATCTTGTCTTGAAGCTATAGGTCTTCACCCATTATTAATAATAATACAAGGTCATGCTTATGTTGGTTGTTGGTTAGAAGAAACTACATTTTCTGATGTAGTAATTGATGATGTATCAGCTATAGAAAAAAGAATAGTTGAAGGTTTAGAGGAAATCATTTTAGTTGAAGCAACAGACTTTGTTTCAGGAAGTGGAATTAATTTTGATAGAGCAATAAAACATGGTAAAGATCATTTATTGAATCCTGAAATATTCTATTTAGCGATTGATATTCAAAGGGGGAGAGGTAGTGGGATATTACCTATTCCATTAAAAATTGATGAAAAAATTGTAATAGAAAGAGAAAAAAATAATGAAATAACAACTAAACCTAAAGAATTAGTAATAAATAATATAGGAGTAGTTGAAGATACTAAAATAGATAAACAAAAATTATGGGAGAGAAAACTATTAGATTTTAGTTTGAGAAATTCTCTTTTAAATTTTAAAATTACAAAAAATTCTTTAAGAATAATGTCTCATAATTTAGCACACTTAGAAGATAAATTAGTAGATGGCAAAGATTTACATATATTAGAAGCACCTAGAGAATGGAATGTATCTTTAAAAAGTTCTAAAATTTTTGAGATAGAAACATCTCAAGATTTAATTAAAACAATAGCAGAAAGTGAGTTTAAGAGTAATAGAATTAGAACATATTTAGATGAAGAAGAATTAATAAAAAATTTAAAAAGTGTGTATAGAGCTTCAAAAATGAGTCTTGAGGAAAATGGAAGTAATACTTTATTTTTAGCTTTAGGTTTCTTACGTTGGTTTGAAAATGATATTTCAGAATTACCAAGATATGCCCCGTTAGTACTAATGCCTATAGAAATTGTGAAAAGTAGTAGGAATAGAGGTTATGTAATCAGAAGTAGGCAAGAAGAAACGCAAATTAATATTACTTTACTTGAATATTTAAGACAAATGCATGATGTTAAAATTGGAGGATTAGATCCACTTCCAAATGATGAACATGGAATTGATTTACCATTAATATTTAATACTATAAGACAAGCGATAATGAATAAAAATAGATGGAATGTCTTAGATGACTTTTCTTTTATAGGTCTTTTTTCATTTGGACAATTTGTAATGTGGAATGACTTAAGAAATAGAGGAGATGAAATAAAAAAAAGTAAAATTGTTTCAAGTTTAATAGAAGGTTATAGGAATTTTGAGATTGAAAATAAAGAGATAATAATAGAAGATTTGGCTATACCTTTAAATGCAGATTCTTCACAACTTAAAGCGATTATAAAAGCTATGAATGGTGAAAGTTTCATTTTACATGGTGCACCAGGAACTGGGAAATCACAGACTATTACTAATATGATTTCAACAGCCTTATATCAAGGGAAAAGTGTTCTTTTTGTAGCTGAAAAAATGGCAGCACTTAATGTGGTTGAGAATAGATTAGATAAAATAGGTTTAGGTCCTTTTTGTTTGGAATTACATTCAAATAAAACAAATAAAACAACAGTTTTAAAACAGCTTGAAAAAGTTTTAGAAACATCTAAATATAAATCACCTGAAGAATTTGAGAAGATTAGGTTAGAAATTTTAAATACAAAAAATTATATTAAAAATATTTTTGATAGTCTACATGAAAAGAAAGAAAATGGTCTTTCGATATATGAAAAAATTGAAGGATATATAAAAATAAAGCAATATAAAGACTTAATAGAAATTAAAAAAAGTGATTTTGAAATTTCAAAAGAAATATTAAAAAATAAAAATGAGTTAATAAAAAGTTTTAAAATAAATATAGAAGAAATAGGAAATTACTCGGAACATCCATTAAGTATTTTTAAAAGTTTAGATTATTCTTTAGAAATAAAAAATGAACTAGAAGAAAAATTATTAGATTTATTAGAAAAAAATCAGGAGTATTTAGAATTATTAAATGAACTAAATATAGATAATATTGATGTTTTAGAAAAAATGATAAAAATTTTTAGAAATGTTAATAGTAAAGAAAAAATACTTGATAAGTTAATAATAGTTGATGATTTTGAATTTAATTTAAATAAAGTAAACGACTTGGTAGAGTTGTTGGAAAGATACAATGAAATAAAAGAAAGAATTTTAGTTTCATTTGATAAATCTGTTTTATTATTAGATATAAATAAATTTTTGATTGAGTGGAAGAAATCAGAATTAAGTTGGTTTCTAGGTAAAATATTTAAACAGAACTCTCTTTTAAAAGAAATAAATATACATTCAAAGATAAAAGTAAATAAAAGTAATATATTAAATGTAATTGATGAATTAGTAAAATTAGAAGAATTAAAGAAAGAAATTGGTGAAACCAATATTTTCGTTTTAAATATACTTGGAAATTTATTTGAATATGAAAAAACAAATATAAAATTATTAAAAGATAGTATAGAAGTATCTTTAGAATTAAGAAATAATATCAATGAATTTTATGGAAGCGTAAATGAAATTAATTTAAATAAAGTGAAACTGATGAAAGAAAATTATATAAAATTTGAAAAATTAGAATTATTTTTAACTAAATACATGAAATTAAAAAAAGATTTTGATTTAGAAATAGACGATAAAAATATTTTTAATTTATTTGAGTTGATAAAAAATGCGAAAAATAATATACAATTATTTAAGGAAATAGTAGGTTATAATCAAAAAAGAAAGTTGTTGATAGAAAATGATTTAGAAAATGTTATTATATCTTATGAAAAAAATAAAATAAATAAAGAAAATATTTTAGAAGCATATTTATCTAATTTATATTATAATTTAGCAGTTAAAGAAATAAGTGAAAATAAAGAATTAAGAGAATTTAGAAGAATAGAATTTGAAGAAGTAATAAAGAAATATGAGGAATTAATAGTTAATTATCAAGAATTAACAATGCAGGAACTGGTTGCAAAGCTTTCAATGAAAATTCCAAATACGGAATCATCTATAATAAACAATTCAGAAATGGGAATTTTGAAAAGAGCAATAAAATCAGGTGGAAGAATGATGAGTATTAGACAGTTATTTAATCAAATTCCTAATTTACTTAGAAGACTTTGTCCTTGTATGCTTATGAGTCCCATGTCTATTGCTCAATATATAGATCCTAAATTTCCTAAATTTGATTTAATAATTTTTGATGAGGCATCTCAAATTCCAACTCATTCTGCTATAGGAGCAATGGCAAGAGGAGAAAATGTTATAATAGTTGGAGATCCTAAACAAATGCCACCAACGAATTTCTTTAAAAACAACAAAATAGATGAAGATAATATAGATATAGAAGATTTAGAAAGCTTACTAGATGATTGTCTAGCTATAACGTTACCTGAAGAACATTTAAAATGGCATTATAGATCTAAACATGAAAGTTTGATAAGTTTTAGTAATAAGATGTATTATGAAAATAAATTATTAACTTTTCCATCACCAGATGATTTAGTATCTAATGTTAAATTTATAAAAGTAGAAGGTTATTATGATAAAGGAAAATCAAAACAGAATAAAAAAGAAGCTGAAGCAATAGTAAAGGAAATAATTAGAAGGTTAAGTGATGAAAAATTAAGAAATGATAGTATAGGTGTAGTTACCTTTAGTAGTGTTCAACAGATGTTGATAGAAGATATGTTGTTTAATGAATTATATAAACATCCGGAACTTGAAAAAGTTGCAAATGATTTAAATGAACCAATATTTATTAAAAATTTAGAAAATGTACAAGGTGATGAAAGAGATGTCATATTATTTTCTATAGGTTACGGTGCAGATAAGGATGGTAAAGTTTCGATGAATTTTGGTCCTTTAAATAGAGAGGGTGGATGGAGAAGGCTGAATGTAGCAATTTCTAGATCTAGAAAAGAAATGATAATTTATTCTACTTTACTCCCAGAACAAATTGATTTAAATAGGACTAAATCAGAAGGTGTTAAAGGATTGAAAATGTTTTTAGATTTTGCAATAAGAGGTAAAAATATCCAGGGAAGTAAAGAGAATTCTAGTTTAAATAAAGATGAACTAATAACTGAACTATCTAGAAAATTAGAAAAAAAAGGATATTTAAGTAAGAGTAATGTAGGAAGTTCAGGGTACAAAATAGATTTAGCATTATTAAATCCGAAGAATAATAAAAAATATATTATGGGATTACTTTTTGATGGATATGGATATTTAAATTCTGAAACTATTAGAGATAGATTTATACTTCAACCGACTATACTTAAATTATTGGGTTGGCAAATATATAATGTATGGTCGGTAGAATATATTGAAAATCCAGAAAAAGTTATAGATGCAATTATTGAAAAAATTAATAATATTTTAGAAGGAAATCAAAGTCAAAATTTTGATTTGTTGAAGGCTAAAAAAATTTCAGAATTACAAATGGATAAGCTAGAGAATTTAGAAAATGTAAGTAATAAAATAATGTATAAATCATATAATATTTGTAAATTAGGAGAAAGTTCAGACTTTTATAGTGTAGAAACTCAGTTAAATATTAAAGAAAATATATTTGAAATAGTAGAACAAGAAGGGCCGATAAGTAAAAAGAATTTAATAAAAAAAGTTATTGCTTGTTGGGGAATAAATAGAAGTGGTAGTCAAGTAGAACAAATAATTTCATTACTATTAAGGCAATTAGAATTTAAAAAAACCGAAGAAAATGATGTAGAGTTTTTATGGCCAAATTCATTGGAAATAAAGCCATTGAAACAATATAGAGTTGAAGATGAACAGGGGAATAAAAGAAATATAGAGGATATATCTAAATATGAGATTATACCTGCTATTATAGAAATATTAGAAGTACAAATTGCTATAGATAAAAAAGATTTAGTAAGAGAAGTAGCTAAAAAATTTGGATTTACAAGAACTGGGTCTTCTATAGACAAAATTTTAAATTCAACTATTGTATTTGGAATAGAAAAGAATATTTTAAAAGAAGAAAATGAAAAAATTTTGATGTTTTAG